Proteins encoded by one window of Bactrocera oleae isolate idBacOlea1 chromosome 4, idBacOlea1, whole genome shotgun sequence:
- the Obp56c gene encoding uncharacterized protein Obp56c produces MYHTLSLLAILLCATVQHAKSRIITLSVNMSLTMHTERHRQLLEAHHQQLQQEQARPTLTAAVLRSCMKETELSMAELQRFRLSLLTRDPELNATDDSSTQQTNLYDMEEDDFVSEETEIDGIIYETEPHINEPNNNALDYENALTFKSDGKADESLQCYMREELFAKLYAIVGRERHLVKECMNLNTNNKCESSYKMHLCYARLKTLEEENRIRKVLESAYPGQRDDEQSVEIPATEITQENYATAETEATQPRFADAVYVKTENFALKKKLKKLKRKLKQVNSDVELRELLQNWDAA; encoded by the exons ATGTATCATACACTAAGCCTACTCGCTATTTTGCTCTGCGCCACAGTGCAACATGCAAAG TCACGCATCATCACGCTCTCCGTCAACATGTCCCTAACGATGCACACGGAACGACATAGGCAGCTTTTGGAAGCACACCATCAACAACTGCAGCAAGAACAAGCACGGCCCACACTCACCGCTGCTGTATTGCGTTCGTGCATGAAAGAAACCGAACTCTCCATGGCGGAATTGCAACGTTTTCGACTGAGTTTGCTCACTCGCGATCCTGAACTAAACGCCACCGATGATTCGAGTACGCAGCAAACAAATTTGTATGATATGGAGGAGGATGACTTCGTCTCTGAAGAAACCGAAATAGATGGTATTATTTATGAAACTGAACCGCATATAAATGAGCCCAATAATAATGCGTTAGATTACGAAAATGCTTTGACATTCAAAAGTGATGGGAAAGCTGATGAATCATTGCAATGTTATATGAGGGAAGAGCTTTTTGCGAAGTTATATGCGATTGTGGGCCGGGAACGCCATTTGGTGAAGgagtgtatgaatttaaatacaaataataaatgtgAATCTTCATACAAAATGCATTTATGTTACGCACGTTTGAAGACACTTGAAGAGGAGAATCGTATACGCAAAGTGCTGGAGAGCGCATATCCTGGCCAAAGGGATGACGAGCAAAGTGTAGAAATACCGGCAACAGAAATTACGCAGGAAAACTACGCTACGGCAGAAACAGAAGCAACGCAGCCAAGATTTGCTGATGCGGTGTATGTTAAAACTGAGAATTTCGCACTCAAAAAGAAGTTAAAGAAGTTGAAAAGGAAGTTGAAGCAGGTCAATTCAGATGTAGAGCTCAGAGAATTATTGCAAAATTGGGATGCGGCTTAG